From a single Oncorhynchus nerka isolate Pitt River linkage group LG11, Oner_Uvic_2.0, whole genome shotgun sequence genomic region:
- the LOC115136776 gene encoding protein FAM222B-like isoform X1 — protein MRMPSQSFCCRKQAVEKASWKCDMLACLPASSGDPTTRFLSHTQMNTGLQQWDTTQKMRSANYPTPAELDAFAKKVANKPLTIKIFPNSVKVPQRKHIRRTVNGLDTSSQRHSPYQSQVSSTRAGLLAVLRTSTGKSAIKDTDGSQAHLLPKAAMNLHSGSHVAQSSLNLPEPVPHLQGMSQSQHQALNQKQGLPHPHPQHAVQQHNMAHRVTSQPQNIPQPHPKTLQQQNMAHPQTLQRQPSLSQLQTVQQQQQNLAHPQNIQRQQSLPHMQTSRQQNQTRPQTLQQQHLFHPQTLQHQTLPHQQALVQQAVAQAQGLRHLPDLAQAQPPPSLQHSQGMQHPQSLSQPLPQGLRHQPDVTQSQLPPSLQHSQGLPPSQQFPQASGAGPGPPSALQPQPGPPYGPRKLPDADVPPNVTVSTSTIPLSMAACLHHNRPGTDLSIIVHQINQFCQARAGMGATSVCEGQIANPSPISRNLLINASSRVNTPHNLDLLPSGLLGSTEKAPGESQGPAGGLQPNIAVMNRLPPAFHTDIKQQLQQQQVQQLQQVHQQQQHNQVQQLQQVHQQQQHNQVQQLQQVNQQQQLQHQLQQQLQQQHSWNQHQLAHMQHLPEGTNPSKNPRREIPSGPVFPAKTLNYPHVLLASQPQAFYLKHPSDKTTPSPSVTGTPGGTMPSSTNGCYLQAPWGSVLQAGKSDGLGPLDLAFQGGPSGASIDCSTPGSQYRPGARPGFPGSGQTKLMKQNVSDYLAGDFQAFQHNPGAMGKMHRPPMGRALAQGPELGNDRNIPAHHPGYR, from the exons ATGCGCATGCCTTCTCAAAGTTTCTGTTGCAGAAAGCAAGCAGTAGAAAAAGCATCG TGGAAGTGTGACATGCTGGCCTGTCTGCCAGCATCATCAGGTGACCCTACAACCCGATTTCTCTCCCACACGCAGATGAACACTGGACTTCAGCAAT GGGACACTACACAGAAGATGAGATCTGCCAACTATCCAACCCCAGCAGAATTAGATGCCTTTGCTAAGAAAGTCGCCAACAAGCCTCTGACCATAAAGATCTTCCCCAACAGTGTCAAAGTACCTCAGAGAAAGCACATCCGCCGCACAGTGAACGGGTTGGACACGTCCAGCCAGCGCCACAGCCCCTACCAGTCTCAGGTCAGCAGCACCAGAGCGGGCCTCCTAGCCGTCCTCCGCACTTCGACCGGGAAAAGCGCCATCAAAGACACAGACGGCAGCCAAGCCCATCTGCTTCCCAAAGCAGCCATGAACCTCCACAGCGGGTCACACGTCGCTCAAAGCTCTTTAAATCTCCCCGAGCCTGTCCCCCACCTCCAGGGCATGTCCCAAAGCCAACACCAGGCATTGAACCAGAAACAGGGCCTCCCCCACCCACATCCACAGCATGCTgtacagcagcacaacatggctcATCGTGTGACTTCACAGCCACAGAATATTCCTCAACCTCACCCTAAAACTTTACAGCAACAGAACATGGCCCACCCTCAAACTTTACAGCGGCAACCAAGCTTGTCCCAGCTGCAAACTgtacagcagcaacagcagaatCTGGCGCACCCCCAGAATATCCAGCGGCAGCAAAGTTTGCCTCACATGCAGACTTCACGACAGCAAAATCAGACTCGGCCACAAACCTTACAGCAGCAGCATCTTTTTCATCCTCAGACGCTGCAGCACCAGACTCTTCCTCACCAACAAGCTTTAGTACAGCAGGCTGTGGCTCAGGCTCAAGGTCTCCGGCACCTGCCTGACTTAGCCCAGGCCCAGCCTCCACCTAGTCTGCAACATTCCCAGGGCATGCAGCACCCCCAGAGCCTGTCACAGCCTCTCCCCCAGGGCCTCCGGCACCAGCCTGACGTAACCCAGTCCCAGCTTCCACCCAGTCTGCAACATTCCCAGGGCCTCCCCCCATCTCAGCAGTTCCCCCAGGCCTCCGGTGCCGGCCCTGGCCCTCCCTCTGCCCTGCAGCCCCAGCCAGGCCCCCCCTACGGCCCCAGGAAGCTGCCAGACGCAGACGTCCCGCCAAACGTAACTGTATCTACCTCCACCATCCCGCTATCCATGGCGGCCTGCCTGCACCACAACCGGCCGGGCACAGACCTGAGCATCATCGTGCACCAGATCAACCAGTTCTGTCAGGCTCGGGCCGGAATGGGTGCCACCTCGGTGTGTGAGGGCCAGATTGCCAACCCCAGCCCCATCAGCCGTAACCTTCTCATCAATGCCAGCTCCAGGGTCAACACACCCCACAATCTGGACCTCCTTCCCTCCGGCCTGCTGGGCTCCACAGAGAAGGCCCCTGGAGAGTCCCAGGGCCCTGCTGGTGGCCTACAGCCCAACATAGCTGTCATGAACAGGTTGCCACCTGCTTTCCACACTGACATAAAGCAGCAGTTACAGCAGCAGCAAGTACAGCAGCTCCAACAGGTTCATCAGCAGCAACAACATAATCAGGTACAGCAGCTCCAACAGGTTCATCAGCAGCAACAACATAATCAGGTACAGCAGCTCCAACAGGTTAATCAGCAGCAACAGCTACAACATCAGTTACAGCAGCAACTCCAACAGCAACACTCCTGGAACCAGCACCAGCTGGCTCACATGCAGCACCTGCCTGAGGGAACCAACCCCAGCAAGAACCCCAGGAGAGAAATCCCCTCTGGGCCTGTCTTCCCTGCCAAGACCCTCAACTATCCCCACGTGCTGCTGGCCTCGCAGCCACAAGCCTTCTACCTTAAACACCCATCAGACAAGACAACCCCCTCGCCCTCTGTAACCGGCACACCGGGTGGCACCATGCCCAGCTCCACCAATGGGTGCTACCTGCAGGCTCCATGGGGCAGTGTCCTACAAGCAGGCAAAAGTGATGGTCTTGGCCCTCTGGATTTGGCCTTCCAGGGGGGCCCGTCAGGGGCCTCCATAGACTGCAGCACACCAGGATCACAGTACCGACCAGGAGCCAGACCCGGGTTCCCAGGTTCGGGTCAGACCAAGCTGATGAAGCAGAACGTGTCTGATTACCTGGCTGGGGATTTCCAGGCTTTCCAGCATAACCCAGGTGCCATGGGGAAGATGCACAGGCCCCCCATGGGTAGAGCTCTAGCCCAGGGCCCAGAGCTAGGCAACGATAGAAATATCCCCGCTCATCACCCAGGCTATAGATAG
- the LOC115136776 gene encoding protein FAM222B-like isoform X2, producing the protein MLACLPASSGDPTTRFLSHTQMNTGLQQWDTTQKMRSANYPTPAELDAFAKKVANKPLTIKIFPNSVKVPQRKHIRRTVNGLDTSSQRHSPYQSQVSSTRAGLLAVLRTSTGKSAIKDTDGSQAHLLPKAAMNLHSGSHVAQSSLNLPEPVPHLQGMSQSQHQALNQKQGLPHPHPQHAVQQHNMAHRVTSQPQNIPQPHPKTLQQQNMAHPQTLQRQPSLSQLQTVQQQQQNLAHPQNIQRQQSLPHMQTSRQQNQTRPQTLQQQHLFHPQTLQHQTLPHQQALVQQAVAQAQGLRHLPDLAQAQPPPSLQHSQGMQHPQSLSQPLPQGLRHQPDVTQSQLPPSLQHSQGLPPSQQFPQASGAGPGPPSALQPQPGPPYGPRKLPDADVPPNVTVSTSTIPLSMAACLHHNRPGTDLSIIVHQINQFCQARAGMGATSVCEGQIANPSPISRNLLINASSRVNTPHNLDLLPSGLLGSTEKAPGESQGPAGGLQPNIAVMNRLPPAFHTDIKQQLQQQQVQQLQQVHQQQQHNQVQQLQQVHQQQQHNQVQQLQQVNQQQQLQHQLQQQLQQQHSWNQHQLAHMQHLPEGTNPSKNPRREIPSGPVFPAKTLNYPHVLLASQPQAFYLKHPSDKTTPSPSVTGTPGGTMPSSTNGCYLQAPWGSVLQAGKSDGLGPLDLAFQGGPSGASIDCSTPGSQYRPGARPGFPGSGQTKLMKQNVSDYLAGDFQAFQHNPGAMGKMHRPPMGRALAQGPELGNDRNIPAHHPGYR; encoded by the exons ATGCTGGCCTGTCTGCCAGCATCATCAGGTGACCCTACAACCCGATTTCTCTCCCACACGCAGATGAACACTGGACTTCAGCAAT GGGACACTACACAGAAGATGAGATCTGCCAACTATCCAACCCCAGCAGAATTAGATGCCTTTGCTAAGAAAGTCGCCAACAAGCCTCTGACCATAAAGATCTTCCCCAACAGTGTCAAAGTACCTCAGAGAAAGCACATCCGCCGCACAGTGAACGGGTTGGACACGTCCAGCCAGCGCCACAGCCCCTACCAGTCTCAGGTCAGCAGCACCAGAGCGGGCCTCCTAGCCGTCCTCCGCACTTCGACCGGGAAAAGCGCCATCAAAGACACAGACGGCAGCCAAGCCCATCTGCTTCCCAAAGCAGCCATGAACCTCCACAGCGGGTCACACGTCGCTCAAAGCTCTTTAAATCTCCCCGAGCCTGTCCCCCACCTCCAGGGCATGTCCCAAAGCCAACACCAGGCATTGAACCAGAAACAGGGCCTCCCCCACCCACATCCACAGCATGCTgtacagcagcacaacatggctcATCGTGTGACTTCACAGCCACAGAATATTCCTCAACCTCACCCTAAAACTTTACAGCAACAGAACATGGCCCACCCTCAAACTTTACAGCGGCAACCAAGCTTGTCCCAGCTGCAAACTgtacagcagcaacagcagaatCTGGCGCACCCCCAGAATATCCAGCGGCAGCAAAGTTTGCCTCACATGCAGACTTCACGACAGCAAAATCAGACTCGGCCACAAACCTTACAGCAGCAGCATCTTTTTCATCCTCAGACGCTGCAGCACCAGACTCTTCCTCACCAACAAGCTTTAGTACAGCAGGCTGTGGCTCAGGCTCAAGGTCTCCGGCACCTGCCTGACTTAGCCCAGGCCCAGCCTCCACCTAGTCTGCAACATTCCCAGGGCATGCAGCACCCCCAGAGCCTGTCACAGCCTCTCCCCCAGGGCCTCCGGCACCAGCCTGACGTAACCCAGTCCCAGCTTCCACCCAGTCTGCAACATTCCCAGGGCCTCCCCCCATCTCAGCAGTTCCCCCAGGCCTCCGGTGCCGGCCCTGGCCCTCCCTCTGCCCTGCAGCCCCAGCCAGGCCCCCCCTACGGCCCCAGGAAGCTGCCAGACGCAGACGTCCCGCCAAACGTAACTGTATCTACCTCCACCATCCCGCTATCCATGGCGGCCTGCCTGCACCACAACCGGCCGGGCACAGACCTGAGCATCATCGTGCACCAGATCAACCAGTTCTGTCAGGCTCGGGCCGGAATGGGTGCCACCTCGGTGTGTGAGGGCCAGATTGCCAACCCCAGCCCCATCAGCCGTAACCTTCTCATCAATGCCAGCTCCAGGGTCAACACACCCCACAATCTGGACCTCCTTCCCTCCGGCCTGCTGGGCTCCACAGAGAAGGCCCCTGGAGAGTCCCAGGGCCCTGCTGGTGGCCTACAGCCCAACATAGCTGTCATGAACAGGTTGCCACCTGCTTTCCACACTGACATAAAGCAGCAGTTACAGCAGCAGCAAGTACAGCAGCTCCAACAGGTTCATCAGCAGCAACAACATAATCAGGTACAGCAGCTCCAACAGGTTCATCAGCAGCAACAACATAATCAGGTACAGCAGCTCCAACAGGTTAATCAGCAGCAACAGCTACAACATCAGTTACAGCAGCAACTCCAACAGCAACACTCCTGGAACCAGCACCAGCTGGCTCACATGCAGCACCTGCCTGAGGGAACCAACCCCAGCAAGAACCCCAGGAGAGAAATCCCCTCTGGGCCTGTCTTCCCTGCCAAGACCCTCAACTATCCCCACGTGCTGCTGGCCTCGCAGCCACAAGCCTTCTACCTTAAACACCCATCAGACAAGACAACCCCCTCGCCCTCTGTAACCGGCACACCGGGTGGCACCATGCCCAGCTCCACCAATGGGTGCTACCTGCAGGCTCCATGGGGCAGTGTCCTACAAGCAGGCAAAAGTGATGGTCTTGGCCCTCTGGATTTGGCCTTCCAGGGGGGCCCGTCAGGGGCCTCCATAGACTGCAGCACACCAGGATCACAGTACCGACCAGGAGCCAGACCCGGGTTCCCAGGTTCGGGTCAGACCAAGCTGATGAAGCAGAACGTGTCTGATTACCTGGCTGGGGATTTCCAGGCTTTCCAGCATAACCCAGGTGCCATGGGGAAGATGCACAGGCCCCCCATGGGTAGAGCTCTAGCCCAGGGCCCAGAGCTAGGCAACGATAGAAATATCCCCGCTCATCACCCAGGCTATAGATAG
- the flot2b gene encoding flotillin-2b isoform X1 yields the protein MGSCLTVGPNEAVVVSGACCGSDEKTYMVGGWAWAWWLITDIQRITLEIMTLQPKCEDVETAEGVAITVTGVAQIKVMTDHDLLAIACEQFLGKSVPEIKRVVLQTLEGHLRSILGTLTVEQIYQDRDKFAQLVREVAAPDVGRMGIEILSFTIKDVYDKLDYLSSLGKTQTAAVQRDADIGVAEAERDAGIREAECKKEMMDVKFLADTKMADSKRKLELQKAAFNQEVNTKKAEAQLAYELQAAKEQQKIRLEEIEIEVVQRKKQITIEEKEIVRTEKELIAMVKRPAEAEAYKMQQLAEGQKMKKVLLAQAEAEKIRRIGEAEACSIEAIGKAEAEKMRLKAEAYQQYGEAAKTALVLEALPKIAAKVAAPLARTNEIVILSGKGNRVTGEVNRLLAELPVSVNALTGIDLSKIPLLQKMTYAQA from the exons ATGGGTAGCTGCCTTACAGTTGGACCAAATGAAGCCGTGGTTGTTTCTG GTGCCTGTTGTGGCTCAGATGAGAAGACCTACATGGTGGGGGGCTGGGCCTGGGCCTGGTGGCTCATCACTGACATTCAAAG GATTACACTGGAGATTATgacactccaacctaagtgtgagGATGTTGAGACTGCTGAAGGGGTCGCCATCACTGTCACTGGGGTGGcacag ATCAAAGTGATGACAGATCATGATCTTTTGGCAATTGCTTGCGAGCAGTTTTTGGGCAAATCCGTCCCTGAAATCAAAAGAGTGGTTTTGCAAACCTTGGAGGGACATTTACGCTCAATTCTAG gcACACTGACAGTGGAGCAAATCTACCAGGACAGGGACAAGTTTGCCCAGCTGGTAAGGGAGGTGGCAGCTCCCGACGTGGGCAGGATGGGCATCGAGATCCTCAGCTTCACTATCAAG GATGTCTATGATAAACTGGACTACCTGAGCTCCCTGGGGAAAACTCAGACAGCAGCAGTTCAGAGGGATGCAGACATCGGTGTGGCAGAGGCAGAAAGGGATGCTGGGATAAGA GAAGCAGAGTGCAAGAAGGAGATGATGGATGTCAAGTTCCTGGCCGACACCAAGATGGCCGACTCCAAACGAAAACTTGAACTGCAGAAGGCTGCTTTCAACCAAGAAGTCAACACCAAG aAAGCGGAAGCTCAGCTGGCCTATGAGCTGCAGGCAGCTAAAGAACAGCAGAAGATCAGGCTGGAGGAGATAGAGATTGAAGTGGTTCAGAGGAAGAAGCAGATCACCATTGAGGAGAAGGAGATTGTCCGCACAGAGAAGGAGCTCATCGCCATGGTGAAGAGGCCTGCCGAGGCAGAGGCATACAAGATGCAGCAGCTGGCTGAGGGACAGAA GATGAAGAAGGTTCTGTTGGCCCAGGCGGAGGCAGAGAAGATCCGGAGGATAGGCGAGGCAGAGGCCTGCTCCATAGAGGCTATAGGGAAGGCTGAGGCTGAGAAGATGAGGCTGAAGGCTGAGGCCTACCAGCAGTATGGAGAGGCAGCCAAGACTGCTCTGGTCCTGGAGGCCCTACCCAAG ATTGCAGCCAAGGTGGCGGCACCGCTGGCCAGGACCAATGAGATAGTCATCCTGAGCGGGAAGGGCAACCGTGTGACTGGGGAAGTGAATCGGCTCCTGGCTGAACTTCCAGTGTCCGTCAATGCCCTCACTGGAATTGACTTATCAAAG ATCCCACTACTGCAGAAGATGACCTATGCTCAGGCCTGA
- the flot2b gene encoding flotillin-2b isoform X2, which produces MCACCGSDEKTYMVGGWAWAWWLITDIQRITLEIMTLQPKCEDVETAEGVAITVTGVAQIKVMTDHDLLAIACEQFLGKSVPEIKRVVLQTLEGHLRSILGTLTVEQIYQDRDKFAQLVREVAAPDVGRMGIEILSFTIKDVYDKLDYLSSLGKTQTAAVQRDADIGVAEAERDAGIREAECKKEMMDVKFLADTKMADSKRKLELQKAAFNQEVNTKKAEAQLAYELQAAKEQQKIRLEEIEIEVVQRKKQITIEEKEIVRTEKELIAMVKRPAEAEAYKMQQLAEGQKMKKVLLAQAEAEKIRRIGEAEACSIEAIGKAEAEKMRLKAEAYQQYGEAAKTALVLEALPKIAAKVAAPLARTNEIVILSGKGNRVTGEVNRLLAELPVSVNALTGIDLSKIPLLQKMTYAQA; this is translated from the exons ATGT GTGCCTGTTGTGGCTCAGATGAGAAGACCTACATGGTGGGGGGCTGGGCCTGGGCCTGGTGGCTCATCACTGACATTCAAAG GATTACACTGGAGATTATgacactccaacctaagtgtgagGATGTTGAGACTGCTGAAGGGGTCGCCATCACTGTCACTGGGGTGGcacag ATCAAAGTGATGACAGATCATGATCTTTTGGCAATTGCTTGCGAGCAGTTTTTGGGCAAATCCGTCCCTGAAATCAAAAGAGTGGTTTTGCAAACCTTGGAGGGACATTTACGCTCAATTCTAG gcACACTGACAGTGGAGCAAATCTACCAGGACAGGGACAAGTTTGCCCAGCTGGTAAGGGAGGTGGCAGCTCCCGACGTGGGCAGGATGGGCATCGAGATCCTCAGCTTCACTATCAAG GATGTCTATGATAAACTGGACTACCTGAGCTCCCTGGGGAAAACTCAGACAGCAGCAGTTCAGAGGGATGCAGACATCGGTGTGGCAGAGGCAGAAAGGGATGCTGGGATAAGA GAAGCAGAGTGCAAGAAGGAGATGATGGATGTCAAGTTCCTGGCCGACACCAAGATGGCCGACTCCAAACGAAAACTTGAACTGCAGAAGGCTGCTTTCAACCAAGAAGTCAACACCAAG aAAGCGGAAGCTCAGCTGGCCTATGAGCTGCAGGCAGCTAAAGAACAGCAGAAGATCAGGCTGGAGGAGATAGAGATTGAAGTGGTTCAGAGGAAGAAGCAGATCACCATTGAGGAGAAGGAGATTGTCCGCACAGAGAAGGAGCTCATCGCCATGGTGAAGAGGCCTGCCGAGGCAGAGGCATACAAGATGCAGCAGCTGGCTGAGGGACAGAA GATGAAGAAGGTTCTGTTGGCCCAGGCGGAGGCAGAGAAGATCCGGAGGATAGGCGAGGCAGAGGCCTGCTCCATAGAGGCTATAGGGAAGGCTGAGGCTGAGAAGATGAGGCTGAAGGCTGAGGCCTACCAGCAGTATGGAGAGGCAGCCAAGACTGCTCTGGTCCTGGAGGCCCTACCCAAG ATTGCAGCCAAGGTGGCGGCACCGCTGGCCAGGACCAATGAGATAGTCATCCTGAGCGGGAAGGGCAACCGTGTGACTGGGGAAGTGAATCGGCTCCTGGCTGAACTTCCAGTGTCCGTCAATGCCCTCACTGGAATTGACTTATCAAAG ATCCCACTACTGCAGAAGATGACCTATGCTCAGGCCTGA